The Mercurialis annua linkage group LG8, ddMerAnnu1.2, whole genome shotgun sequence genome window below encodes:
- the LOC126659936 gene encoding B3 domain-containing protein Os01g0723500-like produces the protein MQSSFVHPFYNWPTIPKIFSVEYLREEHDSLILTGPDIRTWIVGCSSKVHRIGSIRRRFNVGWRIFAQDNCLAAGDVCTFEMINAAKITLRVTISRNIANFGSSHA, from the exons ATGCAATCGTCCTTTGTCCATCCTTTCTATAACTGG CCTACCATACCGAAAATCTTTTCGGTTGAATATTTGCGTGAGGAACATGACAGCCTGATCTTAACCGGTCCGGATATAAGGACTTGGATAGTCGGGTGCAGTAGTAAAGTGCATCGTATAGGATCAATCAGGCGAAGATTCAATGTCGGATGGAGAATATTCGCGCAAGACAATTGCTTGGCGGCCGGTGATGTATGCACATTTGAAATGATAAATGCTGCAAAAATTACACTGCGAGTAACCATTTCTCGAAACATTGCGAATTTTGGCTCGTCGCACGCCTG A
- the LOC126662056 gene encoding uncharacterized protein LOC126662056, with product MDMGNLLDEDQEVQSPYIESTIINEIKATEIEEGQKYKDKNTLKTILSIYAINNHFQFRSYKSCKIEYIAICNEPGCEWKLRASRNKKSSVFIVRKFNNVHTCKVGERMADKRQATYDLVGNFIKDKYSNFKTVYTPADIIRDMKKEYGVELSYQTAWRSKERGLELTRGHPADSYKLLPSYLHALKTTNPGSVAKLETREDRFLYVFISLNASIKGWGFCKPIIVVDGTFLKAAYGGTLLTAATQDAVNKIFPLAFCVVDSENDASWEWFFNKLRETFGVREGMCIISDRHDSIKKAIENVFPEAHHGICTYHLFNNVKARYRRAKGEIREQFFRAAKAYTIEQFEKHMAELDKFDPKIR from the coding sequence ATGGACATGGGAAATCTGTTAGATGAGGATCAAGAAGTGCAGAGTCCTTACATAGAAAGTACGATCATTAATGAAATAAAGGCGACAGAAATTGAAGAAGGTCAAAAATACAAAGACAAGAACACACTAAAGACTATACTAAGCATTTACGCGATCAACAATCATTTTCAGTTCAGATCTTACAAGTCGTGCAAAATTGAGTACATAGCAATATGCAATGAGCCTGGCTGTGAATGGAAATTGAGAGCGTcgagaaataaaaaatcaagTGTATTCATTGTGCGAAAATTTAACAATGTACACACTTGCAAAGTTGGGGAAAGGATGGCCGATAAAAGGCAGGCAACATATGATTTGGTTGGAAACTTCATAAAGGATAAGTACTCAAACTTCAAGACTGTTTACACGCCTGCCGATATTATTAGAGATATGAAGAAGGAATATGGAGTCGAACTAAGCTACCAAACAGCATGGAGATCAAAAGAGAGGGGATTAGAGCTCACGAGAGGACATCCGGCTGATTCATACAAATTGCTGCCTTCTTATCTACACGCGCTGAAAACAACAAATCCCGGGTCTGTTGCTAAATTAGAAACAAGAGAAGACAGATTTCTTTATGTTTTCATATCGTTGAATGCATCAATTAAAGGATGGGGTTTTTGCAAGCCGATAATTGTAGTCGATGGCACGTTCCTCAAAGCAGCTTATGGAGGAACTCTTCTAACGGCAGCGACTCAAGATGCAGTAAATAAGATTTTTCCTCTTGCATTTTGTGTGGTAGATTCTGAAAACGATGCTTCGTGGGAGTGGTTCTTTAACAAACTTAGAGAAACATTTGGCGTGAGGGAAGGAATGTGCATTATCTCGGATCGACATGACAGTATTAAAAAAGCAATTGAAAACGTATTCCCGGAAGCACATCATGGGATTTGTACATACCATCTTTTCAACAATGTCAAAGCAAGATATAGAAGAGCGAAAGGTGAAATCAGAGAACAATTTTTTAGGGCAGCCAAAGCTTACACGATTGAGCAGTTTGAAAAACACATGGCTGAACTTGACAAATTTGACCCCAAGATAAGGTAG
- the LOC126662054 gene encoding uncharacterized protein LOC126662054 yields MNCLLQKSPIKKKVIKSAASTKRKASIKTSEHEEVQEEKSMKAYKTRATSSSGKKQVSTETSESEKVVDDVSIKAPKTRSTPGSSKKKSYTESTESEKVLDDGSIKIWSPRWKLGDIPTTRVDHCLKYNVVDQLRSNLSEGQLELFKQTCFGFVLEMPPCLFQGQVIHSLLARQLIHPKQNEMWFGVGEHKVRFSIEEFAVLTGLNCTGEIQKVGFEDSGNSFVDKYFFGKTKVNMQSVIECLLSKRWQSDEDAVRIAFLYVLEIYFLSALDSNLVDGHHLDVIAFEDYNCYPWGKEIFSYTLNSLKTKDLLKKTKKEGYCRLLGFPIILQYLFYECFPSVDGKICMLVGNKVPRCLNWTSSKTPAVIDLETDFYNHGSKLKFERIVPSADEKRVLMLNGFFASEKKKGSIQKAHTADDDDLAAVNDANDHSFSSASTQNQQHINSLSKRVGNIEKQLKSVILQQSEIKKDLKSYHDDIDNGMIEIQVVLKDLVTKMDRYIEKSEIIKRVDDKDDRGRKSDSSSKSDDDNQNKDNDLNKAEDLSALDNDQEEEDKSVQGGERKIEEATNDVSGVDVDTNLNMNEGEDVFLTDSQLTQLDEQVASHCRSRDLASGSQASGHTDRIVFPYNEAPCPLLDIEYTELDAFRDLDTFNWIEQGWNKKTCSLTGKYAVITPPFDIGGDLITKKIFFHTLNFCGGELSTSHIDVIFYYLRKKIKLLFDNKMKFCTTDSIFSQILLAEYFSYVASGCAEFKVTSGNTILEYYKGGGCRYNKSWLEVNELLCPVIILDPNHWFLVRVNFEECKVYVYNSYKTEKIEANIEKMIGAFTHYLPVFLKQMNFYSSRNDSVSFALSSSFDSRYSPFSYENVAEVPVQIKSDCGAFTCLFAEYLIHGKPITSSFSMDEMERYRNRLCQGLISYAKWKLETDYKSDVEGTVQLRRELRRNNIS; encoded by the exons ATGAACTGTCTTTTGCAGAAATCACCGATAAAAAAGAAAGTTATTAAGAGTGCCGCTAGTACGAAAAGAAAAGCTTCTATTAAAACTTCTGAACATGAAGAAGTTCAGGAGGAAAAATCCATGAAG GCTTATAAGACTAGGGCAACTTCTAGTTCTGGAAAGAAACAAGTTTCTACTGAAACCTCTGAATCTGAAAAGGTGGTGGATGATGTTTCCATCAAG GCACCTAAGACTAGGTCAACCCCTGGTTCTTCAAAGAAAAAATCTTATACTGAAAGCACTGAATCTGAAAAAGTGTTGGATGATGGTTCCATCAAG ATTTGGTCTCCTCGTTGGAAACTTGGAGACATTCCTACCACAAGGGTTGATCATTGTCTGAAGTATAATGTTGTTGATCAGTTGAGAAGCAATTTGTCGGAAGGACAGCTGGAATTGTTCAAGCAAACATGTTTCGGCTTTGTTTTGGAAATGCCCCCATGTTTGTTTCAAGGGCAGGTTATACATTCTCTGTTAGCGAGGCAGCTTATTCATCCAAAACAGAATGAGATGTGGTTTGGTGTTGGTGAGCATAAAGTCAGATTCAGCATTGAAGAGTTTGCAGTTTTAACGGGACTGAATTGTACTGGTGAAATTCAGAAGGTAGGCTTTGAAGATTCAGGCAATTCGTTTGTTGATAAGTACTTTTTCGGGAAGACGAAGGTTAATATGCAGTCTGTCATTGAGTGTTTACTGTCGAAGCGATGGCAGTCTGATGAAGATGCTGTCAGAATTGCTTTTTTGTATGTGCTGGAGATTTATTTTCTGTCTGCGCTTGATTCTAATCTTGTCGATGGTCATCATTTGGATGTAATAGCTTTTGAGGACTATAACTGTTACCCATGGGGTAAAGAAATCTTTTCTTATACCCTGAACAGTTTGAAGACCAAGGACCTTTTGAAGAAGACAAAAAAAGAAGGGTATTGCAGATTGCTTGGGTTTCCTATTATTTTGCAGTATTTATTTTACGAGTGTTTCCCTTCTGTTGACGGTAAGATATGCATGCTTGTGGGTAACAAAGTGCCAAGATGCTTGAATTGGACTTCAAGCAAAACTCCTGCCGTGATCGATTTGGAAACTGATTTTTATAATCATGGATCAAag CTTAAGTTTGAAAGAATTGTACCTTCTGCGGATGAGAAAAGAGTTTTAATGCTGAATGGCTTTTTTGCCTCTGAAAAGAAGAAGGGCAGTATCCAGAAAGCTCATACCGCTGACGATGATGATCTTGCTGCTGTTAATGATGCGAATGACCATTCTTTCTCTTCTgcatcaacacaaaatcaacagcATATCAACAGTCTGTCAAAGAGGGTTGGGAATATTGAAAAGCAGCTGAAAAGTGTTATTCTTCAGCAGTCTGAGATCAAGAAGGATCTGAAATCCTATCATGATGATATTGATAATGGTATGATTGAAATACAAGTtgttttgaaagatttggtcaCCAAAATGGACCGTTATATTGAAAAGTCAGAAATTATTAAG CGTGTTGACGATAAGGATGATCGTGGTCGTAAAAGTGATTCTTCGTCGAAAAGTGATGATGATAATCAGAATAAAGATAATGATCTTAATAAGGCTGAAGATCTTTCTGCTTTGGATAATGATCaggaagaagaagataaatCTGTGCAAGGTGGTGAAAGGAAGATTGAAGAAGCTACGAACGATGTTTCCGGGGTTGATGTTGATACAAATTTGAACATGAATGAG ggagAAGATGTTTTTTTAACGGATTCCCAGTTAACTCAGTTGGACGAACAAGTTGCGTCTCATTGTAGGAGCCGTGATCTTGCTTCTGGAAGTCAAGCATCTGGTCATACTG ACAGGATTGTATTTCCTTATAATGAAGCTCCTTGTCCCTTGCTTGATATTGAGTACACTGAACTTGATGCATTTAGAGACCTCGATACTTTTAACTGGATTGAGCAAGGATGGAATAAGAAAACTTG TTCGCTAACTGGAAAATATGCTGTAATTACTCCTCCTTTCGATATTGGCGGTGATTTAATTAcgaaaaagattttttttcacACTTTAAATTTCTGTGGTGGAGAACTATCTACTTCT CATATCGATGTTATCTTTTACTACTTGAGGAAGAAGATTAAATTGCTGTTTGACAACAAGATGAAGTTTTGTACTACAGATTCCATTTTCAGTCAGATTTTATTAGCAGAATATTTTTCGTACGTTGCGTCTGGTTGTGCTGAATTCAAAGTCACGTCTGGAAACACCATTCTTGAATACTATAAGGGAGGAGGCTGTCGATATAATAAGAGTTGGTTGGAGGTGAATGAGCTTCTATGTCCCGTAATCATCTTAGACCCGAATCATTGGTTTCTCGTGCGGGTTAATTTTGAAGAATGCAAGGTGTATGTCTACAATTCCTACAAGACTGAGAAGATTGAAGcaaatattgaaaaaatgatAGGAGCTTTTACGCACTATCTTCctgtttttttgaaacaaatgaaCTTCTATTCGTCTAGGAATGATTCTGTATCATTTGCCTTATCTTCTAGTTTCGACAGCAGATATTCTCCTTTCTCTTATGAAAATGTTGCTGAAGTGCCAGTTCAAATTAAGAG TGATTGTGGTGCTTTTACTTGTTTGTTCGCGGAGTATCTAATTCATGGCAAGCCGATTACTTCGTCATTTTCAATGGATGAGATGGAAAGGTACCGGAATCGACTTTGTCAAGGCTTGATTTCTTATGCGAAGTGGAAGCTAGAAACTGATTATAAAAGTGACGTTGAAGGAACCGTCCAGCTTCGAAGAGAACTGAGGAGGAATAATATCTCTTAG
- the LOC126659952 gene encoding B3 domain-containing transcription factor VRN1-like isoform X1, with protein MNSCSNSPSFFKIILHDTLRDKKLELPRKFISMYRNELSRQMILNIRNGEKWPVEIFKWDEAVFLRDGLQDFMEFYSLIYGSVLFFEFDRKNICFNVIIFDESTVEIDYPISILEESDIEELSTRKSNGKSPFSVPPRPSEQLNVDHEEGTESEVKAGERIVSSYRSLTRNETLNFIRKTRAKFSSKNPYFILVMQTSYVDPEYNFPSIPKVFAVKFLRKYYEDVIFKGADGRSWSIAYSNSLSRARFHVGWRKFAQDNQIEAGDVCAFEMMNRAKITFKVTIFRDIKPANFCLLLGKRIVPMQRSLTREETKNLIQKANSKLASKFPYFIIAMQPSLVDPVYNIPTIPKVFACKYFRKDHDDVIFNGPDGRSWSLEYINSYSDGKERRRFHVGWKQFVQDNQIKAGDVCAFEMINSARSITFRVTIFRDIKIDSFCPSPGDNNQSKTKFAPGPSKSSEHKRQKNFVDLCEID; from the exons ATGAATTCTTGCTCAAATTCTCCTAGTTTCTTCAAGATTATTCTTCATGATACGCTTCGTGACAAGAAACTT GAATTACCAAGAAAATTTATCAGCATGTACCGGAATGAACTATCAAGACAAATGATTTTGAATATTCGCAATGGCGAAAAATGGCCCGTAGAGATTTTTAAATGGGATGAAGCCGTGTTTTTACGTGACGGTCTGCAAGATTTTATGGAATTCTACTCTTTAATCTACGGGTCTGTTCTGTTCTTTGAGTTTGACCGGAAAAATATTTGTTTCAATGTCATCATATTTGATGAGAGTACTGTGGAGATAGATTATCCCATTAGTATTCTTGAAGAGTCTGATATTGAAGAATTATCTACCCGGAAATCGAACGGGAAATCGCCATTTTCGGTTCCTCCTCGACCTTCGGAGCAGTTGAATGTAGATCATGAAGAAG GAACAGAATCTGAAGTGAAGGCAGGAGAAAGAATTGTGTCAAGCTATAGATCATTGACAAGAAACGAAACATTGAATTTTATTCGGAAAACGAGGGCCAAGTTTAGCTCGAAAAATCCGTATTTCATTCTCGTAATGCAAACATCATATGTTGATCCTGAATATAATTTT CCATCCATACCGAAAGTCTTTGCGGTTAAATTTTTGCGGAAGTATTACGAGGATGTGATATTTAAAGGTGCGGATGGAAGAAGTTGGTCGATTGCCTACAGTAACAGCTTGTCGCGTGCAAGATTTCACGTTGGGTGGAGAAAATTTGCGCAAGACAATCAGATCGAAGCTGGCGATGTTTGCGCCTTTGAAATGATGAATCGTGCCAAAATTACATTCAAAGTAACGATTTTTCGAGATATCAAACCTGCGAATTTCTGCCTATTGCTTG GCAAAAGGATAGTTCCAATGCAGAGATCATTGACAAGAGAGGAAACaaaaaatttgattcaaaaagcAAATAGCAAATTAGCATCAAAGTTTCCATATTTCATAATTGCAATGCAACCATCACTTGTTGATCCAGTCTACAATATA CCAACCATCCCGAAAGTGTTTGCCTGCAAATATTTTCGGAAGGATCACGATGATGTGATATTCAATGGTCCGGATGGGCGAAGTTGGTCACTTGAGTACATTAATAGCTATTCGGATGGAAAAGAGAGGCGAAGATTTCACGTCGGATGGAAACAATTTGTACAAGATAATCAGATTAAAGCTGGCGATGTTTGCGCCTTTGAAATGATTAATTCTGCCAGATCAATTACGTTTCGAGTTACCATTTTTCGGGACATCAAAATCGACAGTTTTTGCCCATCACCTG GTGACAACAAccaatcaaaaacaaaatttgctCCAGGGCCTTCCAAATCATCTGAACATAAAAGGCAAAAGAACTTTGTAGATTTATGTGAG ATAGATTGA
- the LOC126659952 gene encoding B3 domain-containing transcription factor VRN1-like isoform X2: MNSCSNSPSFFKIILHDTLRDKKLELPRKFISMYRNELSRQMILNIRNGEKWPVEIFKWDEAVFLRDGLQDFMEFYSLIYGSVLFFEFDRKNICFNVIIFDESTVEIDYPISILEESDIEELSTRKSNGKSPFSVPPRPSEQLNVDHEEESEVKAGERIVSSYRSLTRNETLNFIRKTRAKFSSKNPYFILVMQTSYVDPEYNFPSIPKVFAVKFLRKYYEDVIFKGADGRSWSIAYSNSLSRARFHVGWRKFAQDNQIEAGDVCAFEMMNRAKITFKVTIFRDIKPANFCLLLGKRIVPMQRSLTREETKNLIQKANSKLASKFPYFIIAMQPSLVDPVYNIPTIPKVFACKYFRKDHDDVIFNGPDGRSWSLEYINSYSDGKERRRFHVGWKQFVQDNQIKAGDVCAFEMINSARSITFRVTIFRDIKIDSFCPSPGDNNQSKTKFAPGPSKSSEHKRQKNFVDLCEID, from the exons ATGAATTCTTGCTCAAATTCTCCTAGTTTCTTCAAGATTATTCTTCATGATACGCTTCGTGACAAGAAACTT GAATTACCAAGAAAATTTATCAGCATGTACCGGAATGAACTATCAAGACAAATGATTTTGAATATTCGCAATGGCGAAAAATGGCCCGTAGAGATTTTTAAATGGGATGAAGCCGTGTTTTTACGTGACGGTCTGCAAGATTTTATGGAATTCTACTCTTTAATCTACGGGTCTGTTCTGTTCTTTGAGTTTGACCGGAAAAATATTTGTTTCAATGTCATCATATTTGATGAGAGTACTGTGGAGATAGATTATCCCATTAGTATTCTTGAAGAGTCTGATATTGAAGAATTATCTACCCGGAAATCGAACGGGAAATCGCCATTTTCGGTTCCTCCTCGACCTTCGGAGCAGTTGAATGTAGATCATGAAGAAG AATCTGAAGTGAAGGCAGGAGAAAGAATTGTGTCAAGCTATAGATCATTGACAAGAAACGAAACATTGAATTTTATTCGGAAAACGAGGGCCAAGTTTAGCTCGAAAAATCCGTATTTCATTCTCGTAATGCAAACATCATATGTTGATCCTGAATATAATTTT CCATCCATACCGAAAGTCTTTGCGGTTAAATTTTTGCGGAAGTATTACGAGGATGTGATATTTAAAGGTGCGGATGGAAGAAGTTGGTCGATTGCCTACAGTAACAGCTTGTCGCGTGCAAGATTTCACGTTGGGTGGAGAAAATTTGCGCAAGACAATCAGATCGAAGCTGGCGATGTTTGCGCCTTTGAAATGATGAATCGTGCCAAAATTACATTCAAAGTAACGATTTTTCGAGATATCAAACCTGCGAATTTCTGCCTATTGCTTG GCAAAAGGATAGTTCCAATGCAGAGATCATTGACAAGAGAGGAAACaaaaaatttgattcaaaaagcAAATAGCAAATTAGCATCAAAGTTTCCATATTTCATAATTGCAATGCAACCATCACTTGTTGATCCAGTCTACAATATA CCAACCATCCCGAAAGTGTTTGCCTGCAAATATTTTCGGAAGGATCACGATGATGTGATATTCAATGGTCCGGATGGGCGAAGTTGGTCACTTGAGTACATTAATAGCTATTCGGATGGAAAAGAGAGGCGAAGATTTCACGTCGGATGGAAACAATTTGTACAAGATAATCAGATTAAAGCTGGCGATGTTTGCGCCTTTGAAATGATTAATTCTGCCAGATCAATTACGTTTCGAGTTACCATTTTTCGGGACATCAAAATCGACAGTTTTTGCCCATCACCTG GTGACAACAAccaatcaaaaacaaaatttgctCCAGGGCCTTCCAAATCATCTGAACATAAAAGGCAAAAGAACTTTGTAGATTTATGTGAG ATAGATTGA
- the LOC126662057 gene encoding B3 domain-containing transcription factor VRN1-like, translating to MNSPCFFKIILHNAIRDKKLALPRKFISRYGHELPTTIILKVQTGAEWRVELIKCDDSVFLQNGWPEFMEFYSIAFRSVLVFEFDRKYICFNVKIFDLSTVEIDYPTSVFELESDLEIVSEEEVNQDSDSDDDSVQIVRRIHNSPNSNSKGKSPLFARRKNLKMENDKEDFENSVPRSLGRMETKSLTRNANSC from the exons ATGAATTCCCCTTGTTTCTTCAAGATTATTCTTCATAATGCAATTCGTGACAAGAAACTC gCCCTTCCAAGAAAGTTTATCAGTCGATATGGACATGAACTGCCGACAACGATTATTTTGAAGGTCCAAACTGGTGCAGAATGGCGAGTTGAGCTCATCAAATGTGATGATTCTGTGTTTTTACAAAACGGTTGGCCGGAATTTATGGAGTTTTACTCCATAGCCTTTCGATCTGTTTTGGTTTTCGAATTTGATCGaaaatatatttgtttcaaTGTTAAAATCTTTGATTTAAGTACAGTCGAGATTGACTATCCGACTAGTGTTTTTGAGTTAGAGTCTGATCTTGAAATTGTGTCCGAAGAAGAGGTTAATCAAGATTCTGATAGTGATGATGACTCGGTTCAAATAGTACGGCGGATTCATAATTCACCGAACAGTAACTCGAAAGGGAAATCGCCATTGTTTGCTCGTCGGAAGAATCTGAAGATGGAAAATGACAAAGAAG ATTTTGAAAATTCGGTTCCAAGATCACTGGGTCGAATGGAAACAAAGAGTTTAACTCGGAATGCAAATTCTTGTTAA